The Gemmatimonadota bacterium genome window below encodes:
- a CDS encoding PIG-L family deacetylase gives MTTRTILLALLTWASALPLAAQIPDAGGTARVAELLRGLDGVKRVLVIAAHPDDEDTALLTALARGQGAEAAYLSLTRGEGGQNLIGPELFEGLGAIRTGELLAARRLDGARQFFTRAFDFGFSKNAEEALALWPRQQLLADVVWVVRTYRPQVIVSVFSGTPADGHGQHQAAGIMAREAFRAAGDPGRFPEQLVRGVEVWQPDKLYQLLRGRTQGDTTRVVTGAVDPVTGRSWFQIAMESRSQHRSQDMGVPQTLGPAASVLDLVRSAPDLEADPTLWAGVDTALTAIAGDAPAAAMNPLGEYRERIAEARSALVPGDPSSALPALLGAADALARARAGAIGGSTLRAELTRRTERMQEAVLAAASVVVDARASRDRLVPGETFRVDLEVWNAGGVAATDVTPSVALPAGARARPVRPPELRGRFGPPTADESAPLEPLGDWADAAQGVARTVEAGAFERWSFEVELPDSVPLSRLYYLERPRTGAMYQWPAEPSEWALPRDPERFPARVALTLAAEGHRATVAWEGAVDYRGVNPARGEYRQPVLILPALSVALDPGVLVWPLDRREPRIVNVTLESHAPDARAGRVRLEMPEGWTAEPEEAAFRLERAGSRATFAFQVVPPANVAEGESAIRALATVTDGPTYDEAVQLIDYEHIQRVALFDPARSLLRAFPVQVAQGRSVGYVMGTGDAGPAAIRELGIEPHLITTEDLASGDLGRFDVIVLGVRAYEARPDLIQYNETVLDWVRGGGVLISQYNQYTYNEPGIAPWPVEIRRPHDRVTDETAAVRFLEPDNPVLTQPNALGPPDFEGWVQERGLYFLGEWDEHWTPLLEMADPGEDPKRGSLLVGPLGEGVYVYTGLALFRQLPAGVPGAYRLLANLLSVRPGVLP, from the coding sequence ATGACAACGAGAACGATCCTCCTCGCGCTCCTGACCTGGGCGTCCGCCCTCCCCCTCGCCGCCCAGATCCCGGATGCCGGGGGCACGGCACGTGTGGCCGAGCTCCTGCGCGGGCTCGACGGCGTGAAGCGCGTGCTCGTCATCGCGGCCCACCCCGACGACGAGGACACGGCGCTCCTCACCGCGCTCGCGCGCGGTCAGGGGGCAGAAGCCGCCTACCTGTCCCTCACGCGCGGCGAAGGCGGGCAGAACCTCATCGGTCCGGAGCTCTTCGAGGGGCTCGGTGCGATCCGGACCGGGGAGCTGCTGGCCGCGCGCCGCCTCGACGGCGCTCGACAGTTCTTCACGCGCGCCTTCGACTTCGGCTTCTCCAAGAACGCGGAGGAAGCGCTGGCGTTGTGGCCGCGGCAGCAACTGCTGGCGGACGTGGTGTGGGTGGTGCGCACGTACCGGCCCCAGGTCATCGTCTCCGTCTTCAGCGGCACGCCCGCCGACGGACACGGACAGCACCAGGCCGCGGGCATCATGGCGCGCGAAGCCTTCCGCGCGGCGGGCGATCCGGGACGGTTTCCGGAGCAGCTCGTACGCGGCGTGGAGGTCTGGCAGCCCGACAAGCTCTATCAGCTCCTGCGGGGTCGCACCCAGGGGGATACGACCCGCGTGGTGACGGGCGCCGTGGATCCGGTCACCGGACGCTCATGGTTCCAGATCGCCATGGAGAGCCGAAGCCAGCATCGCTCGCAGGACATGGGCGTTCCGCAGACGCTGGGACCCGCGGCTTCGGTCCTGGACCTCGTGCGCAGCGCGCCGGACCTGGAGGCCGATCCGACGCTCTGGGCGGGGGTGGACACGGCGTTGACGGCCATCGCGGGCGACGCTCCCGCGGCCGCGATGAATCCGCTCGGGGAGTACCGTGAGCGGATTGCGGAGGCGCGCAGCGCGCTCGTGCCCGGAGACCCCTCGTCGGCGCTGCCCGCGCTGCTGGGCGCCGCGGACGCGTTGGCGCGCGCACGTGCGGGTGCGATCGGCGGCAGCACGTTGCGCGCCGAGCTCACGCGGCGTACGGAGCGGATGCAGGAAGCGGTGCTCGCCGCGGCCAGCGTGGTGGTGGACGCACGCGCGAGTCGCGACCGCCTGGTGCCCGGCGAGACGTTCCGCGTGGACCTGGAGGTCTGGAACGCCGGAGGGGTGGCTGCCACGGACGTGACGCCGTCGGTGGCGTTGCCCGCGGGCGCGCGCGCCCGTCCGGTGCGCCCGCCCGAGCTGCGGGGCCGGTTCGGCCCGCCTACCGCGGACGAGAGTGCGCCGCTGGAGCCGCTCGGCGACTGGGCCGACGCCGCGCAGGGCGTGGCGCGGACGGTGGAGGCCGGCGCCTTCGAGCGCTGGAGCTTCGAGGTCGAGCTGCCGGATTCCGTGCCGCTGTCGCGGCTGTACTACCTGGAGCGGCCGCGTACGGGTGCCATGTACCAGTGGCCGGCGGAGCCGTCGGAATGGGCGCTCCCCCGCGACCCGGAGCGCTTCCCCGCGCGGGTTGCGCTCACGCTCGCGGCCGAGGGGCATCGCGCGACGGTCGCCTGGGAAGGCGCGGTGGACTACCGCGGTGTGAACCCCGCGCGCGGTGAGTACCGGCAGCCCGTGTTGATCCTGCCCGCCCTTTCCGTGGCGCTCGATCCCGGCGTGCTGGTGTGGCCACTCGACCGGCGTGAGCCGCGCATCGTCAACGTGACCCTGGAAAGCCACGCACCGGATGCCCGTGCGGGTAGGGTGCGTCTGGAGATGCCGGAGGGGTGGACGGCCGAGCCGGAAGAGGCCGCGTTCCGCCTCGAACGAGCGGGCAGCCGAGCCACCTTCGCCTTCCAGGTCGTGCCGCCCGCCAACGTCGCCGAAGGGGAGAGCGCGATCCGCGCGCTGGCCACCGTCACGGATGGACCCACGTACGACGAAGCCGTCCAGCTCATCGACTACGAGCACATCCAGCGTGTCGCGCTGTTCGATCCCGCCCGGTCCCTCCTGCGTGCGTTCCCCGTGCAGGTGGCCCAGGGGCGGAGCGTGGGCTACGTGATGGGCACCGGGGACGCCGGCCCGGCCGCCATCCGCGAGCTGGGCATCGAGCCCCACCTGATCACGACCGAGGACCTGGCGTCCGGAGACCTGGGTCGTTTCGACGTGATCGTGCTGGGCGTGCGGGCGTACGAGGCCCGGCCCGACCTCATCCAGTACAACGAGACCGTGCTGGATTGGGTACGGGGCGGAGGCGTGCTGATCTCGCAGTACAACCAGTACACCTACAACGAGCCTGGAATCGCGCCCTGGCCCGTCGAGATCCGCCGGCCCCACGACCGCGTCACCGACGAGACGGCCGCCGTGCGCTTCCTGGAGCCGGACAACCCGGTGCTGACGCAGCCCAACGCGCTCGGCCCGCCCGACTTCGAGGGGTGGGTCCAGGAGCGCGGGCTCTACTTCCTCGGCGAATGGGACGAGCACTGGACACCGCTGCTGGAGATGGCGGACCCGGGCGAGGACCCGAAGCGGGGGAGCCTGCTCGTGGGGCCGCTCGGGGAAGGGGTCTACGTCTACACCGGGCTGGCGCTCTTCCGGCAACTTCCGGCGGGCGTGCCGGGGGCGTACCGCCTGCTCGCCAACCTGCTCTCGGTGCGGCCGGGGGTGCTGCCCTGA